In the Mytilus trossulus isolate FHL-02 chromosome 1, PNRI_Mtr1.1.1.hap1, whole genome shotgun sequence genome, one interval contains:
- the LOC134716007 gene encoding mitochondrial substrate carrier family protein ucpB-like isoform X2 — protein sequence MQLENELTRQKGLDVYRNRYYEGVIKGGIQIFKDEGFRGLYKGLLPSVMREALYSGIRLGAYEPIKVLLGAKDKAHTPLWKKICAGAVSGVIGSSIATPTDLVKVRMQACTHGHLTGDKTPRYKNTYSAFAEIIRKEGVKGLYVGVGPTVKRAAILTATQIPSYDHTKHTILNLKWMDEGPLLHIISSMVAGFMAALTTSPVDVVKTRIMNQKYEHHHEKVYTGTFDCLMKIVKTEGFLGLYKGFIPNWMRIGPHTVISFFIFEQLRRSVGMDPV from the exons ATGCAATTAGAAAATGAACTTACTCGACAAAAAGGACTTGACGTTTATAGGAATAGGTATTATGAGGGTGTCATCAAAGGtggaattcaaattttcaaagatgaAGGATTCCGAGGTTTATATAAAGG tttgttGCCGTCTGTGATGAGAGAAGCTCTGTATAGTGGAATTCGTTTAGGTGCATATGAGCCAATCAAAGTTCTCCTTGGAGCAAAAGATAAAGCACACACGCCTTTGTGGAAGAAGATTTGCGCGGGTGCAGTTTCAG GTGTGATAGGCAGTTCGATAGCAACCCCTACTGATCTAGTGAAAGTTAGGATGCAGGCATGCACGCATGGACATTTGACGGGAGACAAAACACCCCGTTATAAAAACACATATTCAGCTTTTGCAGAAATAATTAGAAAGGAAGGAGTAAAAGGATTATATGTAGGTGTTGGACCAACTGTAAAAAGGGCAGCAATTCTTACGGCTACGCAG ATCCCAAGCTATGACCATACTAAACACACGATACTAAACTTGAAATGGATGGACGAAGGGCCACTATTACATATTATATCATCTATGGTAGCTGGTTTCATGGCTGCGCTTACAACCTCGCCAGTAGATGTCGTCAAAACAAGAATCATGAACCAGAAATATGAAC ATCACCACGAGAAGGTTTATACGGGGACGTTCGATTGTTTGATGAAGATTGTCAAAACAGAAGGATTTTTAGGACTTTATAAAGGGTTTATACCGAACTGGATGAGAATTGGTCCTCATACTGTTATATCATTCTTTATATTTGAACAGTTAAGACGATCTGTTGGGATGGATCCTGTTTGA
- the LOC134716037 gene encoding lipoamide acyltransferase component of branched-chain alpha-keto acid dehydrogenase complex, mitochondrial-like: MASTALRRLKWEKFRFLNNLSKRKNNCNQNHTRTICQRKTNQYICHSQLVCCRTFHSSPVCHELVQFKLADIGEGIREVQLKEWFVKVGDHVSQFDSICEVQSDKATVTITSRYKGIISKLYYDVDDIALVSKPLVDIETDADSPGTTQSSSSSSEVSSSSSDDEHSMQRIRGQKVLATPAVRRLAMENKIKLSDVEATGKDGRILKDDILKYMEDPSVGKQAKSRAPLATPPAVTVEPSKPAQVVSTTPIQPRITLPVGKDHTEKIKGMRKAMVKTMTEANNIPTFGYDDEFDMSALVELRSKVKAITDEKGVKFSYMPIIMKAVSMALTEFPMLNASVDKTCENITYKAVHNIGIAMDTQDGLIVPNVKNVQSLSIFELAAELNRLQSLGLAGKLGTSDLSGGTFSLSNIGAIGGTYARPVILPPEVSIGALGKIQALPRYDNQGNIVKKNIMCVSWSADHRVIEGAYMARFSNLLKSFLENPGLIMLYLR, translated from the exons ATGGCATCGACGGCCTTGCGAAGGTTGAAATGGGAAAAGTTTAGGTTTCTTAATAAT TTATCTAAAAGAAAGAATAATTGCAATCAAAATCATACAAGGACAATttgtcaaagaaaaacaaatcagtATATTTGTCACAGTCAGCTAGTATGCTGTAGGACTTTTCATTCATCTCCAG tttgTCATGAATTAGTACAGTTCAAACTTGCTGATATAGGAGAAGGGATAAGGGAAGTTCAGCTGAAAGAATG gTTTGTAAAAGTTGGCGACCATGTGAGTCAGTTTGACAGTATCTGTGAAGTACAAAGTGATAAAGCTACAGTGACAATCACCAGTCGATATAAAGGAATAATCTCTAAACTCTACTACGATGTAGATGATATAGCCTTAGTTAGTAAACCATTGGTAGATATAGAAACAGATGCTGATTCACCAG GAACAACACAGAGTAGTTCATCATCATCAGAAGTATCAAGCTCTTCATCAGATGATGAACATTCTATGCAGAGGATACGTGGACAGAAGGTTTTGGCAACACCTGCTGTCCGCAGACTTGCCATGGAGAATAAG ATCAAGTTAAGTGATGTAGAAGCAACAGGAAAAGATGGTAGAATATTGAAAGATGATATCCTAAAATACATGGAGGACCCTTCTGTTGGAAAACAAG CCAAATCCCGAGCTCCATTAGCTACACCCCCAGCAGTTACAGTTGAACCCTCCAAACCTGCTCAAGTTGTATCCACCACCCCTATACAACCACGAATCACTTTACCTGTGGGTAAGGATCACACAGAAAAGATCAAAGGAATGAGGAAAGCAATGGTGAAAACCATGACGGAGGCTAATAACATTCCAACATTTGGATACGATGATGAATTTGATATGAGTGCACTTGTTGAATTGAGGTCAAAAGTCAAAGCTATAACTGATGAAAAAGGTGTCAAGTTTTCTTACATGCCTATTATAATGAAG GCTGTCTCAATGGCTTTAACAGAATTCCCAATGTTGAATGCTAgtgtagataaaacatgtgAGAACATAACATACAAG GCAGTGCATAATATAGGaattgccatggatacacaagATGGACTAATAGTGccaaatgttaaaaatgtccAATCATTAAGTATATTTGAACTTGCTGCAGAACTGAACAGGCTTCAGTCTTTAGGATTAGCTGGAAAATTAGGAACCTCAGATTTAAGTGGTGGAACCTTCTCCTTGTCAAATATTGGAGCG ATTGGAGGAACATACGCTAGACCAGTTATTCTACCTCCAGAAGTATCTATTGGAGCTTTAGGAAAAATACAG GCATTGCCAAGATACGATAATCAAGGAAATATAgtgaagaaaaatataatgtgTGTAAGCTGGTCAGCTGATCATCGAGTCATCGAAGGTGCCTACATGGCACGATTCTCTAACTTACTCAAATCATTCTTAGAAAATCCAGGACTGATTATGTTATATCTAAGATGA
- the LOC134716007 gene encoding mitochondrial substrate carrier family protein ucpB-like isoform X1: MKNEDKWRFVLAGVSNMCGATATNPLDVVKIRMQLENELTRQKGLDVYRNRYYEGVIKGGIQIFKDEGFRGLYKGLLPSVMREALYSGIRLGAYEPIKVLLGAKDKAHTPLWKKICAGAVSGVIGSSIATPTDLVKVRMQACTHGHLTGDKTPRYKNTYSAFAEIIRKEGVKGLYVGVGPTVKRAAILTATQIPSYDHTKHTILNLKWMDEGPLLHIISSMVAGFMAALTTSPVDVVKTRIMNQKYEHHHEKVYTGTFDCLMKIVKTEGFLGLYKGFIPNWMRIGPHTVISFFIFEQLRRSVGMDPV; the protein is encoded by the exons ATGAAGAACGAGGACAAATGGAGATTTGTATTAGCAGGTGTTTCCAATATGTGTGGCGCTACAG CTACAAACCCATTAGATGTAGTTAAAATTCGAATGCAATTAGAAAATGAACTTACTCGACAAAAAGGACTTGACGTTTATAGGAATAGGTATTATGAGGGTGTCATCAAAGGtggaattcaaattttcaaagatgaAGGATTCCGAGGTTTATATAAAGG tttgttGCCGTCTGTGATGAGAGAAGCTCTGTATAGTGGAATTCGTTTAGGTGCATATGAGCCAATCAAAGTTCTCCTTGGAGCAAAAGATAAAGCACACACGCCTTTGTGGAAGAAGATTTGCGCGGGTGCAGTTTCAG GTGTGATAGGCAGTTCGATAGCAACCCCTACTGATCTAGTGAAAGTTAGGATGCAGGCATGCACGCATGGACATTTGACGGGAGACAAAACACCCCGTTATAAAAACACATATTCAGCTTTTGCAGAAATAATTAGAAAGGAAGGAGTAAAAGGATTATATGTAGGTGTTGGACCAACTGTAAAAAGGGCAGCAATTCTTACGGCTACGCAG ATCCCAAGCTATGACCATACTAAACACACGATACTAAACTTGAAATGGATGGACGAAGGGCCACTATTACATATTATATCATCTATGGTAGCTGGTTTCATGGCTGCGCTTACAACCTCGCCAGTAGATGTCGTCAAAACAAGAATCATGAACCAGAAATATGAAC ATCACCACGAGAAGGTTTATACGGGGACGTTCGATTGTTTGATGAAGATTGTCAAAACAGAAGGATTTTTAGGACTTTATAAAGGGTTTATACCGAACTGGATGAGAATTGGTCCTCATACTGTTATATCATTCTTTATATTTGAACAGTTAAGACGATCTGTTGGGATGGATCCTGTTTGA